Sequence from the Pseudophaeobacter arcticus DSM 23566 genome:
GCGGGATCGAGGACATCTCGAGGAATTCATCGCCGTCGACAACGGTTTTGCCGTTAAACGGCACATCGTCTGGCCGGTAGGTGCGGGTGCCGGTGGCGATGAGGAATTTTTCCCCGGTGATCCGGGTGGTGTCTCCGGCCTCGGTGGCGACCTCGATTTCGTGTGGGCCAATGAATTTGGCCAGGCCCGCCAGCCATTCCACGTGGTTGCGGTTGAACTGGTGTTCCAGCACATCGACCTCGTGGTCCAGGGTCATATGCAGGCGGGCCTTCAGGTCTTCGGCAGCAATCTGGTCTTTTACCCGGTAGGAGCGGCCGTAAAAGCTGCGTTCGCGCCAGCCAGAGAGGTTCAGCACGGTTTCGCGCAGGGTTTTGGAGGGCACAGTGCCGGTATGGACCGAAACCCCGCCCAGCCGGTCTGCCCGGTCGATGACCAGCACCCGGCGTTTTAATTTGCCCGCCTGAATGGCGGCGGTCCGCCCCGAGGGGCCCGAGCCGATAATCACCAGGTCATAGTCGTAGTCGAAATTGGTCATGGTGGGGGTTGCGGCAGTGGTCATGGATTAATCCCGGTACAGGGCTTCGGCGTGGAAGGTGACGTGATCTTCCATGAAGCTGGAGACAAAGAAATAGCTGTGATCATAGCCCGGCTGCAGGCGCAGGGTGGCCTCTTGGCGCTTTTCTGCCATGGCGGCGGCCAGGGTTTCGGGGCGCAACAGGTCGATGAACTGGTCAGTGGTGCCGGTATCAATCAGCACCGGCCCGTCAAATCCGCTTTCGCGCATCATCAAGGTGGCATCATGCCTGGCCCAGGCGGCTTCATCGTCGCCCAGATAGGCCGAAAGCTGCTTGCGCCCCCAGTCGGCACCGGTCGGGTTGCAGATCGGTGCAAAGGCCGAGACCGATTTGAACCGTCCCGGCAGGTTCATTGCCAGGGTCAGCGCGCCGTGGCCGCCCATGGAGTGGCCGGTGATGGCCTGGCGGTCCAGATCGATGGCAAAGTTTTCCGCCAGCAGCGCGGGCAGCTCTTCGGCGATGTAGTCCCACATCTGGTAGTGCGCCGCCCAGGGCTGCTGGGTGGCATTGACGTAAAAGCCAGCGCCCTGGCCCAGGTCATAGGCCTCGTCATCGGCGACAGCTTCGCCGCGGGGGCTGGTGTCGGGAAAGACAATGGCGATGCCCTGCTCGGCGCACCAGGCCTGGGCACCGGCCTTGGTCATGGCGTTTTCATGGGTGCAGGTGAGGCCCGAGAGATACCACAGGATTGGCACCGGCCCGTCCTTGGCTTCTTCGGGGAGGAACAGGCCAAAGGTCATGTCGCAGTTGGTGGCAGTGCTTTTGTGACGGTAGACACCTTGCTGGCCGGCAAAGGCCTTGTTTTGCGAGAGGGTTTCCATGGTGGGCTCCTATGATTGGTTGCCTTACCGCTACCTGTCGGGGCGGCGCGGGTCCAGTAGAGGCGCGACAGCTGGCTTTGTTATTGCGGCAATCACGTTACAATTCGCTGAATTGCTGCCGCAAAAGCGGGCGGCTACAGCTGCGAGACCCAGGCAATCACCATGGGGACGGTGAAGATGGAGGCGAGGGTTGAAATCAGAATGGCGGCCGAGGCCCGGTGCGGCGCCACGCCATAGTGCTGTGCCAGCATATAGACATTGCCTGCCACCGGCAGAGAGGCCGCTGCAATGGCCACCATGGCTGAGAAGCTGCTGACCGGGAACAGGGTGATCACGCAGAGCGCGACACAGAGCGGGTGCAGCACCAGTTTGGCAAAGCTGAGCCAGACGGCGATCTGCATCCGCTCAGCCGATTTTGACGCCAGCGAGGCACCAATGGCAAACAGCGCGCCGGGGGTGGCAGCCCCGCCCAGGATCGACAGAAAGTCATTCATCGGCACCGGGATCGGGATTTCAGCGGCGGACCAGGCGAGGCCGGCGCAGATGGCCAGGATCATCGGGTTGCGCAGCAGCCCGAGCAGCACCAGCTTGAAGGTTTTCAGACCCAGGCCAGAGCCGCGCCCGAGGTTGATCAGGATGACGATCAGCGAGGAAAACACCACCAGATCGACGCTGAGCACCACCATCATCGGCGCAATGGAGGCTTCGCCAAAGAGCATCGCCATCATGGGCAGACCGAGGAAGCCGACATTGCCGATGGCGGCGCATTGTGCCTCGACGGCGGCGGTGGGCATGTCCAGGCGGCGCAGCACGGCCACCAGGGTCACCAGCAAATAGACCGCCATTGTGCCCGCGAGATAGGCCAGGACGAGGTCGGGATCAAAGATCTCTGCAAAGGAAAGATTGGCGGAAAAGCGAAAGATCATCGCCGAGAGCGGGAAGAAAAAGATGAACTTGGTGAGATAGGCGGTGGCCTCTTCGGTGAAGAACCGCGTCCGTCCCGCCCAGTAGCCGAGGCCGATGATTGCAAAAAAGGGGAGTGTTCTGAAGAAAATATCGGCCATTGCCAGAGTGGTAGCGGCTTTTGGTGAAAAGGCAAGGTGGAAAGGTCGGAGGTGTTTGGAAAGCATCAGGGAAAAATAAGGGGGGGCTCCCGCCCGTCGTTTGGGCATCATAGATGCCCGCCTCCCGTTGGGCCTGGCGCCGCGCTGCCGCGCGGCGTGGGTGATCCAGCCCTGATCCGTCTAATTTAGAGCTCGCCCGGTTTGAGATCTGTCCCTTTGAGATCAGCCCAAAAGAACAGGCCCACAGTGTTGATGCCGTGTTGATGCTGTTCGGGGAAGGGGAAGGGGAAGGGGAAGGGGAAGGAGAAGGGAGCCTGGGGGCCAGGCCTGCAGGGGGCGGGAAGGGGGCTGTGGCGCGACACCGCGCCGCGCGGCAGCGCGGCGCCACCCCCAACGGCCCCAGCCTTCGTCAGAAGGCTGAAGGGTGGGCGGGAGCGCTTGCTTTGTGATTTCTTGGCATGTCCCATGCCTGACCTATTGGGCAGGGTGGTGAAACGAGAGCAAAGAGAAAGGTGTTGCGCTACAGTTCTCTGGGCTAGACTGAAGGTTCTACTCCGCCAGTGCCACGAGGTCAGCCATGAACGAACACGCCAGCATTCTGCGAACCGGTCGGAAGTTTGATCAGGTCCTGAAAGGCGCGCGTGAGGTGTTTCTGGCAGACGGATTTGAAGGCGCCAGCGTTGACGACATTGCCCGGGTTGCCGGGGTCTCCAAGGCGACCCTCTACAGCTATTTTCCGGATAAGCGGTTGTTGTTCATGGAGGTCGCCCGCAGCGAATGTGCCCGTCAGGCGGATGCTCCGATGACTCTGGCCACCTGTTCCAGCACCCCGCGTCAGATCCTGCGCAGCGCGGCCGGGCATATCCTGTCAGCCAGCCTGTCTGATTTTGGCCTGCGGATGTTTCGCATCTGCGTCGCCGAAGCCGACCGCTTTCCTGATCTGGGACGCCAGTTCTATGAAAGCGGTCCGATGTTGATTCGCGGCAAAATCCGTGACTACCTGCGCAGCGCCACCGCAAAGGGCGAGTTGCAGATCGAGGATTTTGACCTCGCCGCGGATCAGTTTGCAGAACTCTGCCGTGCCGATCTGGTGCCGCGTTTTCTGTTCAAAATCGACACCAGCTTTTCAGAGGAAGAACGCAGCAGGATCATTGAAGGCGCCGTTGACACATTCCTGGCCCGCTACGCGGCGGCGCCGGTCTGATCACAGCGCGCTCCTGGGCGCTGTGGTCTCGCCGGGCTGGGTCTGCCAGGGGATATGGCCTGGTGAGTATGGCCAGAGGAGTATGGCCAGAGGAGTATCGCCTGGGACCGCGATCCCTGGCGCATTCTTCGTTCTGCGGCGAAGGG
This genomic interval carries:
- a CDS encoding AEC family transporter, whose amino-acid sequence is MADIFFRTLPFFAIIGLGYWAGRTRFFTEEATAYLTKFIFFFPLSAMIFRFSANLSFAEIFDPDLVLAYLAGTMAVYLLVTLVAVLRRLDMPTAAVEAQCAAIGNVGFLGLPMMAMLFGEASIAPMMVVLSVDLVVFSSLIVILINLGRGSGLGLKTFKLVLLGLLRNPMILAICAGLAWSAAEIPIPVPMNDFLSILGGAATPGALFAIGASLASKSAERMQIAVWLSFAKLVLHPLCVALCVITLFPVSSFSAMVAIAAASLPVAGNVYMLAQHYGVAPHRASAAILISTLASIFTVPMVIAWVSQL
- the fghA gene encoding S-formylglutathione hydrolase, with the translated sequence METLSQNKAFAGQQGVYRHKSTATNCDMTFGLFLPEEAKDGPVPILWYLSGLTCTHENAMTKAGAQAWCAEQGIAIVFPDTSPRGEAVADDEAYDLGQGAGFYVNATQQPWAAHYQMWDYIAEELPALLAENFAIDLDRQAITGHSMGGHGALTLAMNLPGRFKSVSAFAPICNPTGADWGRKQLSAYLGDDEAAWARHDATLMMRESGFDGPVLIDTGTTDQFIDLLRPETLAAAMAEKRQEATLRLQPGYDHSYFFVSSFMEDHVTFHAEALYRD
- a CDS encoding TetR/AcrR family transcriptional regulator codes for the protein MNEHASILRTGRKFDQVLKGAREVFLADGFEGASVDDIARVAGVSKATLYSYFPDKRLLFMEVARSECARQADAPMTLATCSSTPRQILRSAAGHILSASLSDFGLRMFRICVAEADRFPDLGRQFYESGPMLIRGKIRDYLRSATAKGELQIEDFDLAADQFAELCRADLVPRFLFKIDTSFSEEERSRIIEGAVDTFLARYAAAPV